In Colletotrichum higginsianum IMI 349063 chromosome 3, whole genome shotgun sequence, a genomic segment contains:
- a CDS encoding Methyltransferase, which produces MSNNATTPAATGNAPSPAVAQAPPAGTAGDQNILAADDFSDDDGSSISHQSLTSSTTSITSSILDYRKENGRTYHAYKDGKYTLPNDDQEHDRLDLQHNMFIRSFHDKLGTAPPNELGAKVGRVLDVGTGSGIWAIDFGDDHPEADVTGVDLSPVPTDFVPPNVKFEVDDVEESWTFSQPFDYIHSRLMTGSISNWEKYIRECYKNLSPGGYLELNEGDAVPLSDDGTLTEDSSLMKAVRLWCEALAALGSPFEDVGRLVGVMKDVGFEDVHINCFKWPTNPWAKDHRHKELGIWNYENLSPNLEGFFMAPLTRGLDWTREEVLLLAMEARKDLGNRNIHAYYKMWSIYGRKPLKVEEEEEAPPAAAEAPVAVASA; this is translated from the exons ATGTCCAACAACGCCACGACTCCCGCGGCAACAGGGAATGCCCCATCTCCCGCCGTTGCTCAGGCGCCACCTGCAGGTACGGCTGGGGACCAGAACATCCTTGCAGCTGACGAT TTCTCGGATGATGATGGTTCGTCAATTAGCCAC CAAAGTCTGACTTCCTCGACCACAAGTATAACCAGTTCCATTCTGGATTACCGAAAGGAAAATGGACGGACGTACCATGCATACAAAGATGGGA AATACACGCTCCCCAATGACGACCAGGAGCACGACCGACTCG ACCTGCAGCACAACATGTTCATCCGCTCATTCCATGACAAACTTGGAACTGCGCCACCGAATGAACTGGGAGCCAAGGTCGGACGGGTCCTTGACGTGGGCACCGGATCTGGAATCTGGGCCATCGACTTCGGCGACGATCATCCCGAAGCCGAC GTAACTGGCGTCGATCTGTCGCCGGTTCCGACTGATTT CGTACCCCCCAACGTCAAGTTCGAGGTTGACGATGTTGAGGAGTCGTGGACATTCTCACAACCTTTTGACTATATCCACAGCCGTTTGATGACCGGAAGTATTTCCAATTGGGAGAAATACATCAGGGAATGCTACAA AAACCTGAGCCCTGGCGGCTATTTGGAGCTGAACGAAGGCGACGCCGTTCCCCTTTCGGACGACGGAACACTCACTGAGGATTCTTCTTTGATGAAGGCTGTTCGATTGTGGTGTGAAGCGTTGGCTGCCCTCGGATCCCCTTTCGAGGATGTCGGTCGCCTTGTAGGTGTCATGAAAGATGTCGGGTTCGAGGACGTCCACATAAATTGCTTCAAGTGGCCGACAAACCCCTGGGCCAAGGACCACAGACACAAGGAGCTGGGCATCTGGAACTACGAAAATCTCAGCCCCAACCTCGAGGGCTTTTTCATGGCTCCCTTAACAAGAGGGTTGGACTggacgagggaggaggtTCTCTTGCTTGCAATGGAGGCCCGCAAGGACCTCGGGAACAGGAATATCCACGCCTATTACAAGAT GTGGTCTATCTATGGAAGGAAGCCTCtgaaggtcgaggaggaggaggaggcgccgcccgcggcggcagaggcccCGGTGGCGGTGGCCTCGGCCTAG
- a CDS encoding EXS family protein, with product MKFAKELEQDLVPEWRIKYLNYKAGKKYVKAVSRAINRANGSPLNNNNNNNNAAKIENRITSSLFHGHSPFHSQKHAAHSKGPNQNHPNERTSLRDSPAPVGSARQKPVTTPARSIPAAVQSDRRGMNDGSSDLQYGSFVHTPPHYETGNPLGRKTTFELPGPAMRVPSHQNDTSPQAASMQEEAPTARQAIQRSTSMIAGAPVAAGTPAATDHERTPSSLRLPHPATIGPGYNASPRAGLRRLFSTASPLNRVGTNPEYGLQGLALDVVRQKEKEFFEFLDSELQKVEAFYKLKEDQAGERLALLKEQLHEMRNRRTQELHAQKRQAEIDFLNGNQGDRDGPQKGPLGWIDPVKSKIFRPGPNSRALSKMAQTPAMRPAEGGDATRDYIRRPYEHDVPYRTAKRKLKLALQEFYRGLELLKSYALLNRTAFRKLNKKYDKAVNARPQYRYMNEKVNKSWFVNSDAVDGHIKAVEDLYARYFERGNHKIAAGKLRSLSRRPGDESGSAFRCGILLGTGLVFAIQGTVFGAQLLFDNDPEVRSRTAYLLQIYGGYFLMLLLFCMFCVNCAVWTRNKINYPFIFEFDTRNNLDWRQLAEFPSLFTFIFGVFIWLNFSEYGTDEVYEYYPVALIALSAFIIFLPAPIFMARSRKWFAYAHWRLLLAGLYPVEFRDFFLGDIYCSLTYAMCNIELFFCIYANAWENPVQCNSSHSRLLGFLGALPPIWRFLQCLRRYRDTRNIFPHLVNGGKYIMSILAAMSLSMYRINNTHGHLAMFITFSTINAIYTSIWDLFMDFSLLQPHSRHWLLRDITGLKKRWPYYLVMVTDPVLRFAWIFYAIFTHDTQHSTIVSFLVALAEVSRRGMWTLFRVENEHCANVAQYKASRDVPLPYHIEPLVSRRSPEMAEGGGDDDVKDSNIAETASNSRNAASSGATTTARPTTATGQDLDEEGGGGTLRQRKMGAGFTAVQRSFSRIIAEAHRQDFEKKRKPIDADTEQLEEAGGMASDDDDDDDDDDGSEDGQDEDEDGEEGRSGGSAADSMEIREAESLVHDHGDRRPMHQ from the exons ATGAAGTTTGCAAAGGAGCTCGAGCAGGACCTCGTACCAG AATGGCGCATCAAGTACCTCAACTAcaaggccggcaagaagTACGTCAAGGCCGTTTCGCGCGCCATCAACCGCGCCAACGGTAGCCccctcaacaacaacaataacaacaacaacgccgccAAGATCGAGAACCGCATCACCTCAAGCTTGTTCCACGGCCACTCGCCCTTTCACTCTCAGAAACACGCTGCCCACTCCAAGGGCCCCAACCAGAACCATCCCAATGAGCGCACCTCGCTGCGCGACAGCCCGGCCCCGGTCGGCTCGGCCCGCCAGAAGCCCGTGACAACACCCGCACGATCGATCCCTGCCGCTGTCCAAAGCGACCGTCGAGGCATGAACGATGGCTCGTCCGACTTGCAATACGGGAGCTTCGTTCATACGCCGCCTCACTACGAGACCGGAAACCCCTTGGGCCGCAAGACCACCTTTGAGCTCCCTGGGCCGGCTATGCGCGTGCCATCCCATCAGAACGACACTAGCCCACAAGCCGCCTCCATGCAGGAAGAAGCGCCCACGGCACGCCAGGCCATCCAGAGAAGCACTTCCATGATCGCCGGTGCGCCTGTTGCGGCCGGCACACCCGCTGCCACCGACCACGAACGCACCCCGTCATCACTGCGACTGCCTCACCCGGCGACCATCGGCCCCGGATACAACGCCTCGCCGCGGGCTGGCCTCCGCCGACTCTTCTCCACCGCCTCGCCCCTGAACCGCGTCGGCACCAATCCGGAATATGGCCTACAGGGCTTGGCCCTGGACGTCGTCAggcagaaggagaaggagttCTTTGAGTTTCTGGACTCGGAGCTCCAAAAGGTCGAGGCCTTCTATAAGCTGAAGGAGGATCAGGCCGGCGAGCGTCTCGCCCTGCTCAAGGAACAGTTGCACGAGATGAGGAACCGCCGCACCCAGGAGCTGCACGCCCAGAAGCGCCAGGCCGAGATCGACTTCTTGAACGGAAACCAAGGCGACCGCGACGGCCCCCAAAAGGGACCCCTCGGCTGGATCGACCCCGTCAAGTCCAAGATCTTCCGTCCTGGTCCCAACTCGCGCGCCCTCTCCAAGATGGCGCAGACACCCGCCATGCGcccggccgagggcggcgacgcgaCCCGCGACTACATCCGCAGGCCCTACGAGCACGATGTGCCCTACCGCACCGCCAAGCGAAAACTGAAGCTCGCCCTGCAAGAGTTCTACCGCGGCCTTGAGCTGCTCAAGTCCTATGCCCTTCTCAACCGGACCGCTTTCCGAAAGCTGAACAAGAAGTACGACAAGGCCGTCAACGCCCGCCCCCAGTACCGCTACATGAACGAAAAAGTCAACAAGTCGTGGTTCGTCAAcagcgacgccgtcgacggtcacatcaaggccgtcgaggacctcTACGCCCGCTACTTCGAGCGCGGCAACCACaagatcgccgccggcaagctGCGGAGCCTGAGCCGGCGGCCCGGCGACGAGTCCGGCAGCGCCTTTAGGTGCGGCATCCTGCTGGGCACTGGCCTGGTCTTCGCCATCCAGGGCACCGTCTTCGGCGCCCAGCTCCTCTTCGACAACGACCCCGAGGTGCGGTCGCGCACGGCCTACCTGCTCCAGATCTACGGCGGCTACTTCCTGATGCTCCTGCTGTTTTGCATGTTCTGCGTCAACTGCGCCGTCTGGACACGCAACAAGATCAACTACCCCTTCATCTTCGAGTTCGACACCCGTAATAACCTCGACTGGCGGCAGCTGGCCGAGTTTCCCAGCCTCTTCACCTTCATCTTCGGCGTCTTCATCTGGCTCAACTTCAGCGAGTACGGCACCGACGAGGTATACGAGTACTACCCTgtcgccctcatcgcctTGTCGGCCTTTATCATCTTCTTGCCTGCGCCCATCTTCATGGCGAGGAGCCGGAAGTGGTTCGCTTACGCTCAT TGGCGCCTCCTGCTCGCTGGCCTGTATCCCGTCGAGTTCAGGgacttcttcctcggcgatATTTACTGCTCCCTGACATACGCCATGTGT AACATTGAGCTGTTCTTCTGTATATACGCAAACGCCTGGGAGAACCCCGTTCAGTGCAACTCGAGCCACTCCCGCCTGctcggcttcctcggcgccctgccTCCGATATGGCGATTCCTACAATGCCTACGCCGTTACAGGGACACAAGGAACATCTTTCCCCATCTGGTGAACGGCGGCAAGTACATCATGTCCATCCTCGCTGCTATGTCGCTCTCAATGTACCGCATCAACAACACCCACGGCCACCTGGCCATGTTCATCACCTTTTCAACCATCAACGCCATCTATACGT CCATCTGGGACCTTTTCATGGACTTTTCCCTTCTGCAGCCGCACAGCCGCCACTGGCTCCTGCGCGACATCACAGGCCTTAAGAAGCGCTGGCCGTACTATCTCGTCATGGTCACCGACCCGGTCCTCCGCTTCGCCTGGATCTTTTATGCCATTTTCACCCATGATACACAGCACTCCACCATTGTCTCgttcctcgtcgcccttgccGAAGTGTCGCGCCGCGGCATGTGGACCCTCTTCCGTGTCGAGAACGAGCACTGCGCCAACGTCGCCCAGTATAAGGCCTCGCGCGACGTGCCCCTGCCTTACCATATCGAGCCGCTCGTCTCGCGCCGCTCgcccgagatggccgagggaggcggcgacgacgacgtcaaggacagcaacatcgccgagacggcgagCAACTCCAGGAACGCCGCGTCGTCAGGAGCCACCACGACGgccaggccgacgacggcgacgggccaggatctggacgaggagggcggcggcggaacGCTGCGGCAGAGGAAGATGGGCGCCGGCTTCACGGCGGTGCAGCGCAGTTTCTCAAGGatcatcgccgaggcgcACAGGCAGGATTtcgaaaagaagaggaagcccatcgacgccgacacggagcagctggaggaggccggcggcatggccagcgacgacgatgacgacgacgatgacgatgacggatCGGAAGACGGgcaagacgaggacgaggacggggaAGAAGGCCGGTCGGGcgggtcggcggcggactCGATGGAGAtccgcgaggccgagagTCTGGTCCACGACCACGGGGACCGCAGGCCGATGCACCAGTAA
- a CDS encoding Aminopeptidase I zinc metalloprotease: MTKHTPDSLRSRVSSLSLRLQAMETAEALSRSQSPAPSMSASISMPSSSAPVTASKPFLLADMNGRSPAQNPVCESCWNSLRYSEVKQTTRAAHPSACKLCAVAAGKPEAYTQPFVDFLSENPTIFHAVSYFKDKLAAAGFTELPARESWADKLQPGGKYWTTRNGSALIAFTVGKAYKPGNGVAIVAGHIDALTAKLKPVSSKPTRAGYLQLGVAPYAGALNQTWWDRDLSIGGRVVVRDESSHKTTTKLVRLDWPIARIPTLAPHFGVGMMGQNNPETQAVPIIGLESTDSSSTPVEPLGPKGAFVNTQPPKLVKLISKELGLASPTQILNWELELYDSQPAQTGGLDREFIFGGRIDDKLCSWAALTGLLAAESDPSDGVIKLVALFDDEEIGSLLRQGARGNFLPLTIERAVESLSGAADVAFGTDVLCRTFASSFLLSADVTHAGNPNFLGYYLDEHVPRLNVGIAICGDSNGHMTTDAVSTAILQRVGELSGAPTQTFQIRNDTRSGGTVGPMLSAAMGVRAADAGLPQLSMHSIRATTGALDPGLGVKFFKGFLDHWEKVDGEWH; this comes from the coding sequence ATGACTAAACACACTCCGGACTCTCTCCGCTCCCGCGTCTCTTCGCTCTCCCTCCGCCTCCAAGCAATGGAGACCGCCGAAGCTCTCTCGCGCTCCCAGTCCCCGGCGCCCTCCATGTCCGCTTCGATCTcgatgccgtcctcgtctgcGCCGGTCACGGCCTCGAAgcccttcctcctcgccgacatgAACGGCCGCTCGCCCGCCCAGAACCCCGTTTGCGAGTCATGCTGGAATAGCCTCCGCTACAGTGAGGTCAAGCAGACCACCCGAGCTGCCCATCCCTCCGCATGCAAGCtctgcgccgtcgccgccggcaagccCGAGGCTTATACCCAGCCCTTTGTTGACTTCCTCTCCGAGAACCCTACAATCTTCCACGCCGTCTCCTACTTCAAGGACAAgctcgccgctgccggctTCACTGAGCTTCCCGCGCGTGAGAGCTGGGCCGACAAGCTGCAGCCCGGCGGCAAGTACTGGACCACCCGCAACGGCTCTGCTCTCATCGCCTTCACCGTCGGTAAGGCCTATAAGCCCGGTAACGGCGTTGCCATAGTCGCCGGCCACATCGACGCCCTCACCGCCAAGCTCAAGCCCGTGAGCTCCAAGCCCACCCGCGCCGGCTAcctccagctcggcgtcgccccTTATGCCGGCGCCCTCAACCAGACCTGGTGGGACCGCGACCTGTCCAtcggcggccgcgtcgtcgtgcGCGACGAGTCCTCCCACAAGACCACCACGAAGCTCGTGCGCCTCGACTGGCCCATTGCCCGCATCCCGACCCTGGCGCCGCACTTTGGTGTCGGCATGATGGGCCAGAACAACCCCGAGACCCAAGCCGTGCCCATCATCGGCCTTGAGTCCACCGACTCCTCTTCGACCCCCGTCGAGCCCCTCGGCCCCAAGGGCGCCTTCGTCAACACCCAACCCCCGAAGCTCGTCAAGCTCATCTCCAAGGAGCTCGGACTCGCTTCGCCGACCCAGATTCTCAACTGGGAGCTCGAGCTGTACGACTCCCAGCCCGCGCAGACTGGTGGTCTTGACCGCGAGTTCATCTTTGGCGGCCGCATCGACGACAAGCTCTGCTCTTGGGCCGCCCTTACCGGCCTCCTCGCTGCGGAGTCTGACCCCTCTGACGGCGTCATCAAGCTCGTCGCTCtgttcgacgacgaggagatcggctccctcctccgccaggGCGCTCGCGGCAACTTCCTGCCGCTGACGATtgagcgcgccgtcgagtccctcagcggcgccgccgatgttGCCTTCGGTACTGACGTGCTCTGCCGCACCTTTGCCTCGTCCTTCCTGCTCTCGGCCGACGTGACGCACGCCGGCAACCCCAACTTCCTGGGCTACTACCTCGACGAGCACGTGCCGCGCCTCAACGTGGGCATCGCCATCTGCGGCGACAGCAACGGTCACATGACAACAGACGCCGTATCGACGGCCATCCTGCagcgcgtcggcgagctcAGCGGCGCACCGACCCAGACATTCCAGATCCGCAACGACAcccgcagcggcggcaccgtGGGCCCCATGCTCAGCGCCGCTATGGGCGTCAGagctgccgacgccggcctgcctcAGCTTAGCATGCACTCGATCCGCGCCACGACGGGCGCGCTGGACCCCGGCTTGGGTGTCAAGTTCTTCAAGGGCTTCCTGGACCACTGGGAGAAGGTTGACGGCGAGTGGCACTAA
- a CDS encoding Ergosterol biosynthesis ERG4/ERG24 family protein, whose protein sequence is MSSKQRTKVASSTRVQHNTGAHDAPAMSLSTKYRDGASDEFEFGGSLGTSALMIGFPLVMWYMWVGATYYDGQAPLPAPGQSWSGFSRHLAHLVYEGAYPTTKAWAVYWTFFIGEALMYCYMPGVLNYGRPLRHEGGKRLPYYCSAFTSFYATLAIAAVLHATGIFPLYTLIDEFGSLMTVAILSGFLNSFVVYFQAVIRGRTHRLTGYPIYDFFMGAELNPRIGILDFKMFYEVRIPWFILFLITCSVAARQYERYGYVSGEVVFLAGAHYLYANACAKAEQMIITSWDMYFEKLGFLLTFWNMAGVPFTYCHCALYLANHDPSEYHWNPFALTALSVAYLFFYWMWDSANGQKNAFRHQERGQLVRRRTFPQVPWQAIENPKVIETDAGDRIMVDGWFAIIRKPNYVPDMFFSFSWGLITGFKSPFPWFYFVFFMVMVIHRTNRDMNRCRRKYGEAWKQYEREVPYIFIPYII, encoded by the exons ATGAGCTCCAAGCAAAGGACCAAGGTGGCGTCCTCAACGCGTGTCCAACACAACACAGGAGCCCACGATGCTCCCGCCATGTCTCTGTCCACCAAATACAGAGATGGCGCTTCGGACGAGTTCGAGTTTGGCGGCTCGCTTGGAACTTCAGCGCTGATGATCGGGTTCCCCTTAGTGATGTGGTACATGTGGGTTGGCGCAACATACTACGACGGTCAAGCTCCGCTGCCCGCACCTGGCCAGAGCTGGTCTGGCTTCAGCCGTCACCTTGCCCATCTTGTCTATGAGGGAGCCTACCCGACGACCAAGGCTTGGGCCGTCTACTGGACCTTCTTCATCGGTGAGGCTCTCATGTACTGCTACATGCCCGGCGTGCTCAACTATGGGCGCCCGCTCCGCCACGAGGGGGGCAAGCGGCTTCCCTACTATTGCTCGGCCTTCACCAGCTTTTACGCGACGCttgccatcgccgccgtcctgcACGCCACCGGCATCTTCCCGCTCTACACCTTGATCGATGAGTTCGGGTCCCTCATGACCGTCGCCATCCTTTCCGGGTTCCTGAACAGCTTCGTCGTCTACTTCCAGGCCGTCATCCGCGGACGCACGCACCGGCTCACGGGCTACCCGATATACGACTTCTTCATGGGCGCCGAGCTGAACCCGCGCATCGGCATCTTGGATTTCAAAATGTTCTACGAGGTCCGGATCCCATGGTTCATCTTGTTCCTCATCACATGCTCGGTCGCGGCCCGGCAATACGAGCGATACGGATACGTCTCGGGCGAGGTGGTGTTTCTGGCCGGCGCACACTACCTCTACGCCAACGCCTGTGCCAAAGCAGAGCAGATGATCATCACCAGCTG GGACATGTACTTCGAGAAGCTCGGGTTCCTGCTCACCTTCTGGAACATGGCCGGCGTGCCATTCACCTACTGCCACTGCGCCCTGTACCTCGCCAACCACGACCCTTCCGAGTACCACTGGAACCCCTTTGCACTGACCGCACTGAGTGTCGCCTATCTCTTCTTCTACTGGATGTGGGACAGCGCCAACGGCCAGAAGAACGCATTTCGGCACCAGGAGAGGGGCCAGCTGGTCAGGCGCAGGACGTTCCCCCAGGTGCCCTGGCAGGCGATCGAGAATCCCAAGGTCATCGAGACGGACGCGGGCGACCGCATCATGGTGGACGGGTGGTTCGCCATCATCCGGAAGCCGAACTATGTCCCGGACAtgttcttctccttctcgtgGGGCCTGATCACCGGGTTCAA GAGCCCGTTTCCCTGGTTCTAtttcgtcttcttcatggTTATGGTTATCCACCGCACCAACAGAGACATGAACCGATGCCGAAGAAAGTACGGCGAGGCTTGGAAGCAGTATGAGAGAGAAGTCCCATACATTTTCATCCCT TACATCATCTAG
- a CDS encoding C6 zinc finger protein, giving the protein MTSRAGGVRRAAMEILSERRDASQPSKKPHRKSKLGCHTCKRRKIKCDELRPACQNCVRHLVHCDFLQSNPTPVPLRSMHITLQSTPSIADEAARPLQKPPPVDQELNFVDLELIHNFTTSVYMTLSTDSLVRHMWRVSVVRMALKCEYVMRTLLSISALHLAHQQPERKEGLVAKALLYHRSASREAMELMSGLDERNAENLFLFSLLTIFFALASGRYLKESVVVWESAFPDWTFLLSGAVSLIKLLNSRNYEGPLTPLLTYATERFFTARDDSRAQPGALEGLRQRVNGSDTDRDLLRIYNLAIDELRHPMSLAMHEGGRDMDIMDIFIWKYFVSDEFLPLLKTPGANQEAIVIYAHFCIVLKRLESQWWLQGWATHLISQAWELLDEGHKAWIQWPMEELGWVPPS; this is encoded by the exons ATGACATCCCGAGCAGGGGGGGTTCGAAGAGCAGCGATGGAAATCCTATCGGAGCGCAGAGACGCGTCCCAACCCTCGAAGAAGCCGCATCGAAAGTCCAAACTCGGATGCCACACCTGCAAGAGGCGCAAAATAAAG TGTGACGAGCTGAGGCCGGCATGCCAAAATTGCGTTCGGCACTTGGTCCACTGCGACTTTCTGCAGAGCAACCCAACACCAGTGCCCCTTCGCAGCATGCACATCACGTTGCAGAGCACTCCCAGCATCGCGGATGAGGCTGCGCGGCCGCTGCAAAAACCGCCGCCGGTTGACCAGGAGCTCAACTTTGTCGACCTGGAGCTCATCCACAACTTCACCACATCCGTGTACATGACGTTGTCAACGGACTCTCTCGTCCGCCACATGTGGAGGGTCTCAGTCGTGCGCATGGCGCTGAAATGCGAGTACGTGATGCGCACGCTGCTATCTATCTCGGCGTTGCATCTCGCGCATCAACAGCCCGAACGCAAGGAAGGGCTGGTGGCCAAGGCTCTGCTGTATCACCGGTCAGCCAGCAGGGAGGCCATGGAGCTCATgagcggcctcgacgagcgCAATGCGGAGAACCTTTTTCTGTTCTCGCTCCTGACAATCTTCTTCG CCCTTGCATCCGGCCGCTATCTCAAGGAGTCGGTTGTTGTTTGGGAATCTGCGTTTCCAGACTGGACATTTCTTCTCTCGGGGGCAGTTTCGCTCATCAAGCTGCTGAATTCAAGGAACTATGAGGGACCACTCACTCCCCTCCTGACCTACGCCACGGAGCGCTTCTTCACCGCCCGGGACGACTCGCGCGCCCAACCAGGAGCACTCGAGGGTCTCCGGCAGCGCGTGAACGGCAGCGACACCGACAGAGACCTGCTCCGGATCTACAACCTggccatcgacgagctccggCACCCCATGTCCCTCGCCATGCACGAAGGGGGCCGCGACATGGACATCATGGACATCTTCATTTGGAAGTACTTCGTCTCGGACGAGTTCCTGCCGCTACTCAAGACGCCGGGCGCGAACCAGGAGGCCATCGTTATCTACGCGCACTTCTGCATCGTCCTAAAGAGACTGGAGAGCCAGTGGTGGCTGCAGGGCTGGGCGACGCACTTGATATCGCAGGCGTGGGAgctgctggacgagggcCACAAGGCGTGGATCCAGTGGCCGATGGAGGAGCTGGGATGGGTGCCGCCGAGCTGA
- a CDS encoding Serine/threonine protein kinase — MERTTTPNEESGGRKHGVEFSFSLDAPDNTRASTSCRDSLIQSEELVHRIPSSAEAEDRPRLGQPSVLDNHFPSPSIPPPGTGERSVWGKIIQNHGDYPDSPQIASDSGYSDHISVEDRDRYPPTPGHPRPPITAKKIANWMRSSYITSAQDQHDFLPCEKLREIISPDVLRTLFRGTFDYNDSAIEVLISKVLGQQNTLGNQPQLSRHKIIAILVLMDKIALIEDFIRGDIKDDDLPLKIKRTKVKNFEVTVRLCKKWETDPSDGSKSVEHLESLECLDSWSFNDMEDFEARQTTICTPFFELPGDKLRFYNLRDRPTLPFLEYAQPQVQEGASRHFAVKELHSVTEAAYREEIELFEKIGVRGPAQDPRHLLQLQFSYLHGDHYFLVFPWADGNLREFWRKNHSFKPGIRDHVLWFFKQCKGLVGALHKIHHYTSMSNPKANIKARIDDLKQGKKLKDWGRHGDIKPENILWFQQYENMTDFLVISDFGLTRFNTTKSRSKVPQDAIAGYSGTYRPPELDLGTSISPKYDIWSLGCVFLEFVSWFILGDTKTRDDFTDQRLRSEENTNLKEDKFFVLGEASDSIRYREAKVKPSVVSWIAELHAQKRCTEPLHELLDFIEFGMLQPDPKDRSACGQITREITCLLDRCKREPEYATRGKAGTRNPARFQSSERTAQAVNYMHLRTLKHSDEIQAPAEEDLLYGISPASSKEPTDIFTSPTLVSNVSGTEGLPSRLYTTSPPYQGMNGGLFGSGSQFDGL; from the exons ATGGAACGGACAACGACACCCAACGAAGAATCAGGAGGGAGAAAGCATGGGGTTGAGTTCTCGTTCTCCCTCGATGCTCCAGATAACACAAGGGCTTCAACATCTTGCAGGGATTCTCTGATTCAATCCGAAGAACTCGTACACCGGATTCCATCTTccgcagaagcagaagaTCGACCCAGATTAGGCCAGCCATCGGTTCTCGACAACCATTTCCCATCACCCAGCATCCCACCTCCAGGGACAGGGGAGAGATCCGTCTGGGGAAAGATAATCCAGAACCATGGCGATTATCCGGACTCCCCTCAAATAGCCTCTGATTCTGGGTACTCGGACCATATCTCTGTCGAAGACCGGGACCGTTATCCCCCCACGCCAGGCCATCCGCGACCGCCGATCACTGCCAAAAAGATCGCCAACTGGATGAGGAGCTCATATATAACATCTGCCCAAGACCAACACGACTTCCTACCTTGCGAAAAACTGCGCGAAATCATCAGCCCAGATGTACTTCGCACGCTCTTCCGGGGAACGTTCGACTACAATGACTCGGCAATAGAGGTCTTGATAAGTAAAGTTCTTGGTCAACAAAACACACTGGGAAATCAGCCTCAGCTCTCACGGCACAAAATCATTGCGATCCTTGTCTTAATGGACAAGATAGCCCTCATTGAGGATTTCATACGAGGAGATATCAAGGACGATGACCTACCACTAAAGATCAAGAGAACCAAAGTCAAGAACTTCGAAGTCACGGTGCGACTTTGCAAGAAGTGGGAAACAGACCCTTCAGACGGTTCTAAGTCTGTCGAGCATCTAGAGTCTCTGGAGTGCCTGGACTCTTGGTCTTTCAACGATATGGAAGACTTTGAGGCCCGACAGACGACAATATGCACTCCCTTCTTCGAACTGCCGGGAGACAAACTTCGCTTTTACAACCTCAGAGACCGGCCTACCCTTCCCTTTCTAGAATATGCTCAACCCCAG GTACAAGAAGGTGCTAGCCGACACTTCGCAGTCAAGGAGCTCCATAGCGTCACGGAGGCAGCATATCGCGAAGAGATAGAATTATTCGAGAAGATTGGAGTGCGGGGCCCAGCCCAAGATCCGAGGCATTTACTCCAGCTCCAATTCAGTTACCTACACGGCGACCACTACTTCCTCGTTTTCCCCTGGGCCGACGGAAACCTCCGAGAATTCTGGCGGAAAAATCACAGCTTCAAGCCCGGCATTAGAGACCATGTTCTTTGGTTCTTCAAACAATGCAAAGGACTAGTGGGAGCTCTACACAAGATACACCACTACACTAGCATGTCAAACCCCAAGGCGAACATCAAAGCCAGGATAGACGATCTGAAACAAGGTAAGAAGCTCAAAGACTGGGGACGACACGGAGACATCAAGCCCGAGAACATTCTTTGGTTTCAACAATACGAAAACATGACGGACTTCTTAGTGATTTCCGACTTTGGGCTTACGAGGTTCAATACCACGAAATCGAGGTCAAAGGTGCCTCAAGATGCCATTGCTGGCTATTCTGGCACATATAGACCCCCCGAACTTGATCTCGGGACATCTATATCGCCGAAATATGACATATGGTCCTTGGGGTGTGTTTTTCTTGAGTTCGTTTCTTGGTTCATCCTGGGAGATACCAAGACGCGGGACGACTTTACAGATCAACGCCTCCGAAGCGAGGAGAACACTAATCTCAAAGAAGACAAGTTTTTCGTACTCGGCGAGGCCTCAGATTCTATCCGATATCGCGAAGCAAAGGTCAAACCTTCCGTCGTTAGT TGGATCGCTGAACTCCATGCACAGAAAAGATGTACGGAGCCGCTGCATGAGCTTCTGGACTTTATCGAATTTGGAATGTTGCAACCCGACCCGAAAGATCGATCAGCATGTGGACAGATCACGAGAGAAATTACGTGCCTATTGGACAGGTGCAAACGAGAGCCCGAATATGCTACACGAGGCAAAGCCGGGACGCGAAACCCAGCAAGATTTCAATCCTCCGAAAGGACAGCCCAAGCTGTAAAT TACATGCACTTACGGACCCTCAAGCATTCCGACGAGATTCAAGCCCCTGCAGAGGAAGATCTTCTCTATGGGATTTCGCCAGCAAGCTCGAAAGAGCCGACAGATATTTTCACTTCTCCCACACTAGTGTCGAATGTCAGCGGTACGGAGGGCTTACCAAGTCGCCTCTATACGACTAGTCCGCCGTATCAAGGTATGAACGGGGGACTTTTCGGATCTGGCTCACAGTTCGACGGACTTTAG